TGGCGGAAGTTCTTGTTCAAAACAGCTGTCTCAGTTGACTTCTTCTGCTCATCTGTTGTCTTAGCAGTGTGATTGTAGGCCTTACGGTTGACGTTAAAATTGAAATACCAAGAAGTCTTGTCCTGCAAGCTATAGACGATATTATCCTTATATTTCTCCTTGGTCTTAGCAAAGTTAGAACTATTTGGATAAACACCTGCGATTGAATAAGCTCCACTTTCAAAGTTACGGATGGTCAATTCTTGGTCTGAACCATCAAAATAGGCCAATTTTACGTGTTCAATCGATACTTTGTCATGATCATAATAATGCGGATTTTTCACATACTCGATCGATGATTTTGATGTGAAATCTTTTAACAAATAAGGTCCGCTGTAGAGAATGCTATCTGGAGATAGGGTACCAAAATCTTTCCCTTTTGAGTTTAGAAACTCTTCATTCACTGGGAAAAGAATACTGTTGGTTGTTTTTGAGTTCCAGTAAGGTTCTGGGCGCGCCAAAGTATACTCAACAGTCTGGTCGTCAATGGCCTTCACCCCAACCTTAGAAAAGTCAGAATCCGCTCCTGTAATATAATCATTCAAGCCCTTGATTGAGTTTTGAATCAAGTCAATGGCCTGGGATTTATTATCCACTGCGTATTTGATACCTGTCACAAAATCTTGTGCCTTGACTGGGGCATACTCTTCACCGTCAGCCGTAAACCATTTGGCATCTTTTCTCAGTTTATAGGTATAAGTCAGACCGTCGCTTGAAACAGACCAGTCCTCTGCCAAAGATGGAACTAGGTTTCCGTGGTTGTCATTTTCAAGCAAACCATCAACTAGGTTAGTAATAATAGCTGTATTATCAGCGTAGTAGTCTAATAAGTAGTTAAATGTAGTTGGGTTTCCACTAAAGGTTGATGAGTAAGTTTTTGTATCTGAACCTGATTGTCCGCAAGCAGTTAACAGCAAGGCAGCTGCAACAGTCAGACCTGCACTAAGGATACGCTTTTTTGTAGTCATCTTCTTTCTCCTTTATGTTAGTTTTTATAACATAGGTTTATTTTACCAAAATAGTGGGAATTTGTAAAGTTAATTGAATTTCTAGAATGAAAGTTTATAAACTTTAGTCATAAAAAAACAAAGGATTTCTGTCTTTCATACAGTCCTCCCTTGTTTTTATGCGATTTATCATTTAAATATCAATGAATTAACTGATAACCTAACGAAAGCAAGAATCTCATTCACGTTATTTTATGTGCTTTTCTAAATCCTTTTGATACTGAGCATTCGATTCCAGTTTTTCCTTTTGCCACTTTTTGAAGGCCGCATCATACTCTTTAGTTGTCACAATATCATTTTGAAGTTCCATTCCTTTAAAAATAAATGGATCCCCCTTAATACCGACCTGTGAATAAGCTTTGGTAAATGGAACAGTACGACTAACCATAGGAGAGCCCCCTGAAGAAGCAACTGGAATAAGAAGTGAACTATCAGTAACCCAAGCCTGTGCTTTAGCATACTTTTTGTATCGTTTATCAAGATTACTTGTCTCAGAAGCCGCATCATCCAAGAGCTTCTTGTATTCATCCAAGCCAACTTTTGCCACAACTTCAGGATCCTTGCCCTTTGTTATACCTAGATGTTTCAAGGCAGAACCCTTCTTAGCATCTAAAATATTGAGATAGGTTGCTGGATCTTGGTAATCTGGTCCCCAACCTGTTCCGTTCAAATCATAATCTTTTTGGGTTGGAACTTTAGCTTGAGAAGTAATACTTTCCTTCTCATTATCTGTCATTTGAAGAACATCTATAATCACATTCTCCGTTCCAAGCGTTTCTTCAATTGATTGTTTTAGCGAATTGGTTTGTTGCACCGCAACTACATCTGTCTGTTCTACTGGCACATCTAGATGAATCGGGAAAGTCACTCCCTTAGCTTGCAATTCTGACTTCGCTTTTTCAAATGCAGACTTGGCCTTTGTTGGATTGTAAATTGTATCCTTACCATCTGTGAGAGTCACATCTTTCCACTGTTCTCCATATTTCAGTAGTTCATCCTGAGCCAACTGTCCGAAGGTCTTCCCAGCTACTTGAACGTAATTATCTGGCACTAGACTATTACGAATAATCTTATCCGCACCCTCTTCACCGTTTAATTGAGCTGTATAGGCGTGGCGATTGAAGGCAAAATTAATTGCTTGACGGAAGTTCTTATTGAGAAGAGCTTCTTTTGTTGATGTTTTTTGTGACTCATCTGTTTTAGCTGTTTTATTGTAAGACTGGCGGTTTACGTTCACAGTGAGGTAGTAGCTTGTTGCCTCTTGTGGACTATAGACAATCTTATCTCCGTACTCTTTCTTAGTTGACTCAAAGTTTGAGCTTGCTGGAAAAAGACGTGCAGTGGTATAGGCACCTTGTGTAAAGCTACGAATTAAGGATTCTTGATCTGAACCATCATAGAATGTCAATTTAACATTATCAATTTTGACATTGTCCTTATCCCAATAGTTAGGATTTTTTTCATATTCAATCACAGATTTAGAAATCAAAGATTTCAAAAAATATGGGCCATTGTAAAGAATACTTGATGGAGTTGGCGCTCCGTAATCCTTGCCTGTTGCATTCAAAAATTCTTCATTTACAGGAAGCATGGTTGCTGTGGTTACTTTAGAGTTCCAAAAACTTTCCGGTTTATTAAGGGTATATTCTACCGTATAATCATCAAGAGCCTTCACACCTACAGTTGAGAAGTCGTTTGTCTCACCACTAACATAAGCCTCCAATCCTTTGATGGATTTCTCAACCAAAGAAAGACCATCGGATTTTCCGTCTGCTGCATGCTTTAATCCGGTGACAAAATCCTGAGCTTTAACTTCCGCATACTCTTCTCCTTCTGAAGTATACCACTTCACACCTTTACGTAGTTTGTAAGTATAAGTCAAGCCATCTTTAGAAACTGACCAATCCTCTGCTAGAGAAGGAATGAGATTCCCATATTTATCATTCTCTAAAAGACCGTCGACGACATTACCTATTACGTCAGAAGTTGAACTTTTACTTGTAACGCTATAATCCAAGGATGATGGATCAACAGCATAAACATAAGAGAATGTTTTGGGAGCATCTGCATTCTTTTCACTTTTCCCACAAGCTGTTAAAAGAATGGCTGTACTCAAGGTCACTCCTGCTCCTAAGAGCCACTTTTTCGATTTCATAGGTAATCTCCTTTAAGAAAGTATTTTCACTATTATACCTTATTTTTTTATAAATACAAGAATTTTAGTGCGATTTGTTAGAAAATTCTAACAAATATTTTTAAAAGAGTTTTTTACACAACTTTTAGCAAAAAACCTCAAACTCTAAGGCTCAAGGTTCTCACTTTTTAGTTAGTCATTTCCACACAGAAAGCATCCCATGGAGCTAAGCTTTGTTTTTCAAAAACTTCCTGAGCCACGGTGTTTTCAATCAAAACCGATTTGACGTTTCCTTCTACGGTCAAGTCTTGCTCTTCATTGGACAAGTTAGCCAAAACTAGGAAGCGACGGTCACCGTCCTTACGGATATAGGCAAAGACCTTATCAACCGTATCAAGCAATTCAAAATCAGCTTGAATCAGCCAGCTATTTTCCTTACGGATTTGAACCAGTTTCTGATAGGTATAGAAAATAGAATCTGGATTTGCCAGTGCTTCTTGAACGTTGATTGCTTGATAGTTTGGGGTGACTGCCAACCAAGGTTGACCTGTTGAGAAACCAGCGTTTTTGCTCTCGTCCCATTGCATAGGGGTACGGGCATTGTCACGTCCAATGACACGGATACTTTCCATGATTTCGTCCATCGGCACACCTTTTTCAAGAGCTTCACGCGCATAGTTGAGGGATTCAATATCTTCTACTTGGTCCAGTGTTTCAAACGGATAGTTGGTCATCCCAATCTCCTCACCTTGGTAGATATAAGGAGTTCCTCTCATGAGATGAAGCAAGATGGCAAAGGCTTTGGCAGATTTTTCGCGGTATTCTTGGTCATTTCCCCAGATTGAGACGATACGAGGAAGGTCATGATTGTTCCAGAAGAGCGAATTCCAACCGTCCTCAACTCCTAATTCTGTCTGCCATTTGTTAAAAATTTCTTTTAACTTAGCGATATTCAGCTCTTTTTGATAATGCCATTTAGGCTGACCTTCCTGATACTGAAGACCGATATGTTCAAAATGGAAGACCATAGACAATTCTTGCCCCTTTGGATCCGAGTAGAGCTTGGCAATCTCTGGCGTTGCTCCCCATGTTTCCCCTACTGTCAAGAGATCCTGATCTCCAAAGGTCGCCTGATTCATCTCCTTGAGATAAGGGTGGAGCATAGGACCATTATTGACTACTTTCTCATCAGGAATTTTCCCAATCATGTCGATAACATCCATACGGAAACCGCCAATGCCTTTATCAATCCAGAAGTTCATCATCTCATAAATTTTCTGGCGAAGTTTTTCATTTTCCCAGTTGAGATCAGGCTGTTTCTTACTGAAAAAGTGGAGATAGTATTGACCTGACTTTTCATCGTATTCCCAAGCAGAACCACTAAAGATAGAATCCAAATCATTGGGTTCATCCCGCCAAATATAGTAGTCACGTTCAGGGCTGTTAGGATTTTCACAGGCCTCGACAAACCAAGCATGTTCATCTGAGGTATGATTGACCACCAAGTCCATGATGATACGAATATCACGTTTCTTAGCTTCTGCGATCAGTTGGTCCATATCCTCCATGGTCCCGAAAATAGCCGCAATCGCTTGATAATCAGCAATATCATAGCCATTATCATCCATAGGACTGTCATAAACTGGAGAAAGCCAAATCGCTGTAATTCCTAACTTGGCTAGATAGTCTAACTTACTGGTAATTCCTGGCAAATCGCCAATTCCATCTCCGTTGCTATCCATAAAGCTCTTAGGATAAACTTGATAGACTACGGCATTGTGCCACCATTTTTCTTGCATCTTCTTACCTCATTATTTTAATAATCTACAGTCTATGATAGCGCTTTTCAGATTTTTATGCAAGCGTTTGCCTAATCTTTTTGATTCCTTTTTTAACTCCATAGTTTCCTAACTTCCATTTTTTTATTATAATAGAGGTCAGAGGTAAAAAAATGAAAAAACAAGCTTTTAGTTCTGAACAATATTTGAATCTACAGCGCGACCACATTTTGGAGCGTATTAACCAATTTGACGGCAAACTCTACTTGGAGTTTGGTGGCAAAATGTTAGAAGATTTCCACGCCGCTCGTGTCCTTCCTGGTTATGAGCCTGACAACAAAATCAAGCTCTTACAAGAATTGAAAGAGCAGGTTGAGGTTGTGATTGCTATTAATGCTAGCAATATCGAGCATTCCAAAGCACGTGGTGACTTGGGTATTTCTTATGACCAAGAAGTTCTTCGTTTGATTGACAAATTCAATGAATTAGGAATTTTTGTTGGCTCCGTTGTCATCACACAGTACGCTGGTCAACCAGCTGCAGATGCCTTCCGCAACCAACTTGAGAAAAACGGAATTGATTCTTATCTTCACTATCCAATCAAAGGATATCCGACAGATATGGATCATATCATTTCTCCAGAAGGAATGGGAAAAAATGACTACATCAAAACTAGTCGCAACTTGATTGTCGTAACTGCTCCTGGACCTGGTTCTGGAAAATTGGCAACTTGTATGTCAAATATGTACCATGACCAAATCAATGGTATCAAGTCTGGCTACGCTAAATTTGAAACCTTCCCAGTTTGGAATCTTCCCCTTCATCACCCAGTCAATTTGGCCTACGAGGCTGCTACAGCTGACCTTGATGATGTCAACATGATTGACCCTTTCCATCTCCAAACCTATGGAGAAACCACTGTCAACTACAACCGTGATATCGAAATTTTCCCAGTGCTCAAGCGCATGTTAGAACGCATTCTAGGTGAATCTCCATACTCTTCACCGACAGATATGGGGGTCAACATGGTTGGTTTCGCTATTACAGATAATGAGGCTGCTATCGAAGCTTCTAAACAAGAAATCATCCGCCGCTACTATCAAACGGTCCTTGATTTTAAAGCCGAAAAAATTGGCGAAGCTGCTGTCAAGAAAATTGAGTTACTTATGAATGACCTCGGTATCACACCAGCAGACCGTAAGGTTGCTGTTGCTGCACGCCAAAAAGCTGAAGAAACTGGCGGACCAGCCCTATCCCTTGAATTGCCAAATGGGGAAATCGTCACAGGTAAGAACTCAGAGCTCTTTGGCCCTACAGCCGCTGCTCTTATCAACGCCATCAAGAAATCAGCTGACATCGCTAAAGAAGTAAAACTAATCGAACCTGAAGTTGTCAAACCGATTCAAGGTCTTAAAATCGATCATCTGGGTAGCCGCAATCCACGCCTTCATTCAAATGAAATCCTGATTGCACTTGCTATCACAGCTACAGAAAATCCTGATGCTGCTCGTGCTATGGAAGAACTTGGCAACCTCAAAGGAAGCGAAGCCCACTCAACCATCATCTTAACCGATGAAGACAAGAATGTCCTTCGTAAACTAGGGATCAACGTAACCTTTGATCCTTACTACCAATACGACCGCTTGTATCGTAAATAAAGATTTGAACCTCTCCACCCTCGGAGAGGTTTTCTCTCTGTCTCAAGAGCTGGCTTTATGTTATAATGAAAGAAGAAAACTGAAAGGATTTACCATGTCAAAAGAAGTTATTGTTGAAAGTTTTGAACTTGACCACACCATTGTTAAAGCACCCTATGTTCGCTTGATTGGGGAAGAAACAGGACCAAAGGGAGACATCATCTCCAATTATGACATTCGCTTAGTACAACCCAATGAAGACTCAATCCCTACCGCTGGTCTGCACACTATCGAGCACCTCTTAGCCAAACTCATCCGTACCCGCATTGACGGTATGATTGACTGTTCACCATTTGGTTGCCGCACAGGTTTCCACATGATTATGTGGGGGCGTCACACCAGTGCTGAAATCGCGGCCGTCATCAAGGATTCGCTCAAGGAAATCGCTGAGACTACTACTTGGGAAGATGTCCCTGGAACAACCATCGAATCTTGCGGAAACTACAAGGACCACAGCCTCTTTTCTGCTAAAGAATGGGCTAAACTCATTCTAGAACAAGGAATCTCTGACGATGCCTTTGAACGTCATGTCATCTAATAATAAAAAAGAAACCAGCTTTTGAACTGGTTCCTTTTTTTATTTTCAAAATCTTGATTTAGGCTTTTTCACGAATAACTAAACCACCATCTTCCATATCTGCTTCCAGATGTTTAGCATCTAGGTGATCCAAGTGGAAGTCTGTCACCTTATCCCGAATTTCTTGTTCAACCACGCGACGGAGTGGACGAACACCCATGACTTCGTCATAACCTTCTTCTGTGATATAGTCCTTAGCTGCTTGACTGACTACCAAGTCAATGTCTTTCTTAGAAAGCGTCTTGTTAACTTCAACCAACATAAGGTCTACAATCTTAGAAAGATCTTCTTTGCTCAAGTGTGAGAATTCGATGACAGCATTGAAACGGTTAAGGAATTCTGGACGGAAGTAAGGTTTCAAACGATCCATCAATTCTGGTTTATCAGCATCTTCTGTCAAGTTAGCTTCGTAACCAAAGCCTGCGTTTGAAGTTGCGATTATCACCGTATTCTTGAAGTTGACAGTGTTACCTTGACCATCTGTCAAACGACCATCATCCAAAACTTGAAGGAGAAGGGTGATGACTTGAGGGTCAGCCTTTTCAATTTCGTCGAGAAGGACGATTGAGTATGGATTGCGACGGACGCGTTCTGTCAAGGTATTGTTGTTGTCATCGTAACCAACATAACCTGCAGTTGTACCAATCAATTTAGATACGGCTGTGCGGTCGCTGTATTCTGACATGTCCAAACGGATGATAGCATCTTTCGTTCCGAACATATCAAGAGCCAATTGTTTAGCCAACTCAGTCTTACCGACACCAGTAGGACCTACAAAGAGGAAGCTACCGATTGGACGGTTACCTTCATCAAAACCAGCACGGTTACGACGGATAGCTTTTGCTACTGCTTCAACGGCCTTATCTTGACCAATAACTTTCGTCTGCAAACGATGACCCATATCTTTCAAACGTTCGATGTCCGTAGCCCCCATTTGAGATACTGGAATACCCGTCATACGTTCTACAGATTCAGCCACATCGTTGACACTTGCAGTCACTTTCATATCTTCTGTATGGTTTTCGATTTTCTTTTCCAATTCTGCAATGCGTGTTTTATAGTTTAGAGCTGCTTCAAAATCTTCTGCCTCAACTGCTTTTTCTTGCTTGTCTTTTTCTACCTCAATTTCACGTTCAACAGCATGAACATCTGTTACTGGATGCTGAGCTGCCAAGTGAGCCGCCGTAACATCGACAAGGTCGATAGCCTTATCTGGCAAGCTACGTTGAGGAATATACTGAACAGAATAATCAACGGCAGCTTTTAAGACTTCATCTGGCAAAATAACATTGTGGTGTTGTTGATAGAGATCACGAATTCCTTGAAGGATTTTAAAAGTATCCTCTGCTGATGGAGCATTAACCTTCACTTCGTTGAAACGACGAGCAAGGGCTGCATTTTTCAAGATAGTATTACGGTATTCATCTTGAGTAGTTGCGCCAATCACTGTCAATTCTCCACGTGAAAGAGCTGGTTTCAAGATATCAGCAAGACCTTTAGACCCTTGACCATCACCTGTGCTACCAGCACCGAGAATTTGGTGAATTTCGTCGAAGAAGAGGATAATATTTCCAGCTTCTTTGACTTCGTTTACCAAGTTTTGAATGTTTTCTTCAAAGCTACCACGGTATTGAGTACCAGCTTCAAGTCCAGAAATATCAATAGAAATGATCTCTTTGTTCTTGATTGCTGCAGGAACGTCGCCGTTCACGATAGCTTGGGCCAATCCTTCTACTACTGCAGTTTTACCAACACCAGCATCACCGACGAGAACTGGATTATTCTTTGTGCGACGAGAAAGAATTTCAGAAGTTTCTTGGATTTCTTTATTACGTCCAATAACCGGATCTAACTTACCTTCACGTGCTTCTGCAGTCAAGTTTCGACCTAGTTTTGCAAGGACACCGTCTTGTTTCATACCTGAAGACTGTTGTTTCATTTGTCCATCAGCTTCTGCATTTCCTGGCAATTGACCCGTTGCACGATAGTGAGCGAACTCTTCAGGCGTTACTTCACGGCCGTTAATCAAGTAACGACGGTTTTCTGAACTATATCCACGCATACCACCCATCAATTGGTTAAATAAATCATCCATGTTGTTAAAATTATTAAAGTTGTTGTTCATATTCTTTACCTCTTTTTGTTATTTATTATTACTGATATTGACTATCTTTGACTTTTTCTTTAAAAAATTTAGACTAGCTAAATCGCTACTCTACGTACTATTTCTGGTTTTTCTTTTTCAAGCAGGAGTAGACTATCTTTACTTCTAAAGATTTCTAGATTAAACATAGACCCCACCTCTTTCTATTTTACTTTAAATAATACTCTTCGAAAATCTCTTCAAACAACGTCAGCTCTATCTGCAACCTCAGAACAGTGTTTTGAGCAACCTGCGCTAGCTTCCTAGTTTACTCTTTGATTTTCATTAAGTATAAGTGTTCTAGCAAGGCTTTCATTTACCTTACGTTCATAATATACTACATTAGTCAGAAAAGGTCAAGAGATTTGACTTTAATTGACCAATATTTTTTAGAATGCAAAAACACCCTGAAATATCAGGGTGCTATTCTTACATCAAATACAAAATTGCTAGGGTCAGGAGACTTGCTAGAAGTCCCACTCCCCAAAAGAAGAAGTCAACCTTCCACTCGCTCCAAGGATTTCCTTTACCAGACAATCCTCCAAGCTCAAAATGGTGATGCACAGGCGTCATGCGGAAAATACGTTTGCCACCAGTCATTTTGAAATAACTGACTTGCATCATGACTGAAGTTGTTTCAAAAACATAAACAATTCCGATAATCAAGAGAGTCCATTCTTGGTGGAGGGCCATAGAGATAGCTGCCAGCATTCCACCGAGAGCTAAACTTCCCACATCCCCCATAAAGACCTTAGCAGGCTTATGGTTAAAGACAAAGAAACCAAGCAAACCACCAATCATGGCAAGAATCACTAGAAGAATATCCATCTGACCTTGCACATAGGCAATAACTCCATAGGCAGACAAACTAATCACGACTGAAATACTAGCCAGACCGTCAATGCCGTCAGTCAAGTTGACTGCGTTTGAAAAACCAACTAGCCAGAAAAGGGCGAAGACAATATAGAAAATCCCTAGATGCACTTGGTAACCAAAGACTGAAAGCATATCGCCACCGCGCTCATAGAAAAGGTAGAAAACGACCCCACCTAGGAGCTGAAGAGCCAATTTCTGCTTGGGATTTAGCCCCTCATTGATTTTGCGGAAGACCTTGAGGAAGTCATCTAAAAATCCGATTAAACCATAAAGAACCAAGATGAACAAAATCATTCCCACATTATTGCTGAGTTGGTTACTAAATAGGGCAAGAAAGAAGGCAACTAAAACAGAAGCAATTAAGAAAACCAAACCTCCCATTGTAGGAGTCCCAGCTTTTGCCTGGTGCTGTTTAACATCCTCATGCATCTGCTGGCCTGTAATTTGCGCCTTTCTATAAAATTGGATAAAGGCCGGAATTCCTACTAAAGTTAGTAAAAATGTCACAATTCCAGCACTAATAGAAATAAACATATTAGTCTCCTAAAGTTAATTTAATTTTTTTAATGTTTTTGATAGCTGTATTAGTCCGAACATCTTGCTTCTGAACAACGGAACCTGAACCTTCAAATTCCAGTTCAATATCCAACCATTTAGCAAAGGTCTCGGCAGTCTCTTTTTTCCAGCCATACATGTCTGGAATTTCTTCTACCTTATCCGATAAAAGGAGAACTTGTTGGTTTGGTGCAAGATTGGTCCCTTCTTCTACAGAAGTCTCTTTAATCTTTGTTCCAGTACCTACAACGATTGGTTGCACAATATTTCGGCGTAAGGCTTCCGCCAACTCACCAGGTGAAATATCCTTGATGCTAGGCATTGCATAAGAAGATTCTGTCGTAACTTTATCTAAATTTTTGGCTGGAGATTGAAGATTGAGAGATTCTTTCATAGCTGAAGCCCGCTCCAAGATTGGGGTGGCAAATTCTCCCAACTGGATACCTGAATAATGCTCAGGCTGTTGAACCGTTACATACAAGATAAAATCAGGATTTTCAGCAGGATTCATAGTCACAACTGAGAAAATATAATTGGTAGAACCAACCAAGTATCCTCCATTTTTCTCATCAGCGATTTGAGCCGTACCGGATTTAACTGCTACATTTTGTCCAGGAACTGTTATAATTGGCTTTCCTGTGTAGTGATTATACATAGTTCCATATAGAGGGTCCGTCCCAACTAAGATCATGTGATTTCGAGTTGTGCTTGCTGTCTCTTTGGAAACAGGATTTCCTACTATTTCTTTTTGTGACTTACGTACAGACTGATTGTTAGTATCATAAATAGCACTTATAAATTTTGGCTCCAGCATAACTCCATCATTAGCAATAGCTGTAAAGGCACGAAGCATTTGTGTTTGTGTCACTGAAATTCCTTGCCCAAATGAGCTTTGAGCAATACTAACAATATTATCAGCTGGAAGTTGACCAGCGTATTCATCTGTCAAGCCAAAGCGAGTTGGAACCCCAAATTTAAAGCGTTTTAGATAATCCAACCAAGTAGCATCTCCCATTTTTTGTTCAAGTAGACTCATTCCAACATTACTGGAGTGAGCGAAACCTTGTAAGAAAGTCATCATCCCACCAGTAGTCAAACCTTCATTAACATCCCAATCTCGAGTCGTCACATCCGCCATTTTAAATTTACTGCTATTGAAGTATTCTCCACTTGGGAAGGTATTATTATCAATAGAAGAAGCTAACGTCATAACCTTCATGCCTGATCCTGGTTCATAGTTACTTTGATAAAGAATATCACGCCAAACAAAGTCCTCAGTGATTCCTTCTTTAGTATCTGCATTAAAGGTAGGTCGTTGGGTGGTAGCGAGGATTTCACCGGTCTTTGCACTGACCAAGGTCGCGGTCATATACTTACCTTTTAATTTTTCTAGAAAGGCATCCATCTGAGTTTCCATGAAAGATTGTAGCGGACTAGACAATGTTGTATAAACATCCTTGCCATCCACAGTTTGTTGCGATACCAGTTCTGTACCTGGTACGATATTTCCTACACGGTCTTTTTCATAGGTAATAATACCGTCTGTCCCTGCAAGAATACTGTTCAAGGAACTCTCCATTCCAGAGGTTCCCAGCAAACTCTTGCTGCCATCTTCATTTTCATGGAGCTGAGCTAGTCCGATAAAACTAGAAGCAAATTGTCCATTTGGATAACTTCTGTTAGGGCTAGTTGTAAAGTCAATCCCTTCCACACTAGCATCTTTCAAATCTTTTTTAATCGCCATCATATTGGCATAGGTAATCCCATTTCCTTTTGCACCAAAGGAAACTTGGGTCAGATTTGGTTGAGCTAATTGCTCTTTCACATAAGCTTCATCCATGTCTAAATACTTATGGAAGACTTCAGCTACCTTATTAAACTGCGAATCCTCTACATAAAGAATTTTCCCCGTTGCTGACTTGTATTTTTTATCAATAACAGCATACACGTTATAAGAGGTCGCATCTTCAGCGATAGGCACTCCATTTCGGTCATAGATAGTTCCACGCTTGGCAGGAACTGTTCGGGTTGTTTGGTGAACCTTTTTAGCTTCTTTTACTAAGTCAGTACCAAATATATTACCTTTCGCGATAATATAAGCAAAATTGGCCAAAAAGAGACCAAAAAGGGCAACCGCTACAAAGCTGAGGTACTTACCAACTATCCTACGGTTTTTTGCTGGAGATTTACGATTTTTGATCGCAAATCGGGTTATTTTTTCTTTCCACTGTTTCATTTCTTACTCCGCTGCTCGGATATTTTCGTTATTTAGCTGCAAATCCTTGGAATTTGCAATCTCTTTCAAACGTTCTGAACGAATCAATTCATTGACCTCTTGCTTGGCATCGTCTAGCTCTGTTTTCTTTTCTTCGATTTGAGCATTGACCTTGGTCAATTCATTCTGAACTTGTAATAGCTTGGTCTGCATAAACACAACGCTAATTGCCAGGATAATCATTGTTGCAGCAATCGAAACATAGAAGGCCTTTTCCACACGTGAAAAACCTTTAAACTTCGTTTGCAATAACTGGCTTGTTTTTTCGATTCTTTCTGCCATGTTTTTCCTCTTACTTGTGAATTTTTCTGGCCACGCGCAACTTGGCAGAGTGCGAGCGGTTATTGGCTTCTAATTCTTCTGCACTTGGCAAGATTGGCTTACGGGATACCAATTCCATCTTGGGCTTGAGATCATCTGGGATGAAAGGCAAACCTTTGGGAACTTCCACTGTTGAAGCTTCCTTGAACAATTGCTTGGTCAAGCGGTCTTCTAGCGAATGGAAGGTAATCACTGAAATTCTACCATCTAGAGCCAACATCTCCATGGCCTGCTGGATGGACTCATCTGCCGCTCCCAGTTCATCATTGACTTCAATTCGAATAGCCTGGAAAATCTGCTTGGCAGGATGGCCCTTCTTCTTGAGCTCCTTGGCAGGTTTGGCAGACTTGATAATTTCTGCTAACTCAGTCGTTGTCTCGATTGGCTTGACTTCACGTGCTTGTTCGATCTTACGCGCAATCTGTTTAGAGAATTTATCCTCACCATACTTGAAGAAAATTCGAACCAAGTCATGATAGTCATAGTGGTTCACTACCTCATAGGCTGTCAGACTAGCATCCTGATTCATGCGCATGTCCAGTGGCGCATCCTTTTTATAAGAAAAACCACGCTCACG
The Streptococcus toyakuensis genome window above contains:
- a CDS encoding peptide ABC transporter substrate-binding protein, whose amino-acid sequence is MTTKKRILSAGLTVAAALLLTACGQSGSDTKTYSSTFSGNPTTFNYLLDYYADNTAIITNLVDGLLENDNHGNLVPSLAEDWSVSSDGLTYTYKLRKDAKWFTADGEEYAPVKAQDFVTGIKYAVDNKSQAIDLIQNSIKGLNDYITGADSDFSKVGVKAIDDQTVEYTLARPEPYWNSKTTNSILFPVNEEFLNSKGKDFGTLSPDSILYSGPYLLKDFTSKSSIEYVKNPHYYDHDKVSIEHVKLAYFDGSDQELTIRNFESGAYSIAGVYPNSSNFAKTKEKYKDNIVYSLQDKTSWYFNFNVNRKAYNHTAKTTDEQKKSTETAVLNKNFRQAVNFALDRTAYSAQSNGEEAASKTLRNTLVPPTFVQVGDKTFGEVVASKLVNYGTEWSGINLADAQDAYFNKEKAQAKFAEAKKELASQGVTFPIHLDVAVDQTSKNAVTGMNSVKQTLESVLGADNIVIDVQQLSTDDFNNVAFLAPTPADRDYDLNFDGWVGDYQDPSTYLNPFNTEDGFYLKIFGLDAQEDKAKIASLGLDTYTKMLKDADSENKDVAKRYEKYAEAQAWMIDNSLIMSAMSSGGTASVTKVTPFTRGYSLVGIKGDGNNYKYMKLQKDTVTTKQYEEAKTKWEQESKKAIEKAQKEAENHVK
- a CDS encoding peptide ABC transporter substrate-binding protein — encoded protein: MKSKKWLLGAGVTLSTAILLTACGKSEKNADAPKTFSYVYAVDPSSLDYSVTSKSSTSDVIGNVVDGLLENDKYGNLIPSLAEDWSVSKDGLTYTYKLRKGVKWYTSEGEEYAEVKAQDFVTGLKHAADGKSDGLSLVEKSIKGLEAYVSGETNDFSTVGVKALDDYTVEYTLNKPESFWNSKVTTATMLPVNEEFLNATGKDYGAPTPSSILYNGPYFLKSLISKSVIEYEKNPNYWDKDNVKIDNVKLTFYDGSDQESLIRSFTQGAYTTARLFPASSNFESTKKEYGDKIVYSPQEATSYYLTVNVNRQSYNKTAKTDESQKTSTKEALLNKNFRQAINFAFNRHAYTAQLNGEEGADKIIRNSLVPDNYVQVAGKTFGQLAQDELLKYGEQWKDVTLTDGKDTIYNPTKAKSAFEKAKSELQAKGVTFPIHLDVPVEQTDVVAVQQTNSLKQSIEETLGTENVIIDVLQMTDNEKESITSQAKVPTQKDYDLNGTGWGPDYQDPATYLNILDAKKGSALKHLGITKGKDPEVVAKVGLDEYKKLLDDAASETSNLDKRYKKYAKAQAWVTDSSLLIPVASSGGSPMVSRTVPFTKAYSQVGIKGDPFIFKGMELQNDIVTTKEYDAAFKKWQKEKLESNAQYQKDLEKHIK
- a CDS encoding glycoside hydrolase family 13 protein, whose translation is MQEKWWHNAVVYQVYPKSFMDSNGDGIGDLPGITSKLDYLAKLGITAIWLSPVYDSPMDDNGYDIADYQAIAAIFGTMEDMDQLIAEAKKRDIRIIMDLVVNHTSDEHAWFVEACENPNSPERDYYIWRDEPNDLDSIFSGSAWEYDEKSGQYYLHFFSKKQPDLNWENEKLRQKIYEMMNFWIDKGIGGFRMDVIDMIGKIPDEKVVNNGPMLHPYLKEMNQATFGDQDLLTVGETWGATPEIAKLYSDPKGQELSMVFHFEHIGLQYQEGQPKWHYQKELNIAKLKEIFNKWQTELGVEDGWNSLFWNNHDLPRIVSIWGNDQEYREKSAKAFAILLHLMRGTPYIYQGEEIGMTNYPFETLDQVEDIESLNYAREALEKGVPMDEIMESIRVIGRDNARTPMQWDESKNAGFSTGQPWLAVTPNYQAINVQEALANPDSIFYTYQKLVQIRKENSWLIQADFELLDTVDKVFAYIRKDGDRRFLVLANLSNEEQDLTVEGNVKSVLIENTVAQEVFEKQSLAPWDAFCVEMTN